TGCAACCTGCTGGTGCCCACTATGATACAATGCTGTACAATGCTATAATGCCTAAGCCACCACGACTAGCACAGCTCCCCTAGTGCGTTCAACACCGGCTGATCAGCATTGCAAGTCGTCACAGCAAAATGggcgacacacacacacgtgtgcacTAAGCGAGCCAAAGTGTGCTGATCACTGTCCGCCAATGTGATCTGTAACTCGCAGTATAGGACACTTGCCATTTACTAGCTTGAAGCACTGAAGGCAACAGTCACTGCAAACGAAATTCTAGTAAACATGATACTGCTGATTGCAATGTGACAAGTTTAAAGGCGGTTCTAGCAGTCATGCACACTGGAGACAGACACAGTAAACAGAACTGCAAGCCCATCAAGTAGCAACTAGGATCACAACATGATCAGGAAAGTGTCCAAGTGAACAATTGTAGCACTACTGTTTGCTTTATGTACATGCTCTAACATGTTCCAAAGCCCTTCTCTGGGGCTCACTGACCCATTGGCTCTTAAACACTCGTGTGACATGCAGACTGTTATACACACTTCAAGCTCAtgctttgctttttcaattgAAGACCATTAACAGGCATGGCCTATTTACTGCTTCATAACCTACTTCTGTTGCCCTTAAGCCTAGCTGTGCCATGCCAATCGTGATATGTCGCTGCTAGCTACCTAACAATGTGTACAACACGTTACGCAAGGCTATAAACAGATTCTTTTCTCTTTTGGCATGTGAGCGCCACCTATGTTCTGTGTTGTCTTGATGAAGTTGTGATGCAGTGGAAGACAACAGTCTATGTAGCAACACTTCTGAATGTGCACGGGTACTAGATCAGGGGTCTCGAACACGTGGCCCACATCAGGGTTCTCTCAAGTTCTTGTGTTCAAGCCTTTCACTTATAAGTTGCCTAAACATCTCTCAACACCTTCTCCTTCCATCTAAACTTGGCAGTGACCCCTAAACAAGATGGACAATCAAACTAATGTGCACTATCCAAACTCCACACTAATTTGTGCTTTCATAGTCATGATCAGCCAGCTTTCTTGGAGTCTGGCTCATGCCTCTGCGACAGAAGGTGTCCAACACAGTGCTTGTTGCCTTCAAGGTTGATAAAATGTAGTCTGCTTGGTGCGTTAGTGGTAAATCTTCTCTTGCTGCCAGTATTTCTGCTGCACGGACACATGTTTCATTTAGCTTATGCAAGGCACAAAGCACTTCAAGCTTCTTCTTGTCTCCTTGCACACCTGCTTCTTGAGTGGGCTCAATGCTTGAAAATGCAAAGCTCGTGCTCTCAGCCAATGCTTCAGGTGTCATTGTGTTCGCCACTTCCTCTGCCATTCCCACTGGCTCGGTGAAGATTTCGCTTGCATGAATGAGGCATGCATGGATGTGTCGGCACATGTACGTGCAGTCACAGCTGCAGTTGTACCTGTGTGAGCAAGCATTGCATTGCCTGCAGCGAAACTGACAATTGGCCTTACAGTGACTAAGCACCTCAATGACATCGTAGGGGACACCCTCATCAATCACTTTCCATTGGTTGTCAGTTACATGGACAATATGTTCTGGAGAAATGTTCAGCGCATCCTGATGTGCTTCTAATATTTTCAGTGCCATCTGATGTGTGGACTTGCGACCAGAACGTTTCGGCTTCAAAGGAGATTGTTCACATGCTGGTATGTTTGGTTTATCTAAAGGTACTTCCAGATTGGGCAATGTTTCAGCATGCACCTCTTCAATGCACATCGTCTCAATTTGTGGCTCACCAGATTGTAGCTCATGCACCTGCACTTCTTCCACAGGCATTACCTGAACTGGCATCCCACCAGTGGTCATTGCCTCATAGGTAACTGTGTCAATAGACACTGTTTCAACAATGTCCATTGTATCAAGGGACACAACCTCAACTGGAACTCCATCAGCAGTATGAATTAGTTCATTTAAAACAGGTGCAGCCTTCTGATTTTTTGAGCTTTCCACTTCAGGCTGTGTTTGACGGACAACTTTCATGTAGTTTTCATATTGCTTTGATTCAGAGGCCAGCAGCAGATTATGGGCTATCTTGTCCAATCTCTTCACTTTTAGGCGGCTTGCAATGCGCCTGAACAATGTGTGGAAATCTTCAATGTTGATATCAAGGTCCCTGAAAAAGCAACTTCCCCACTGCTCAGGCCGTCCAGCATAAGTTGATTCGAATACGTCACCAAAACTGGCAGTGTCGCTGTCCATTTTGAGCATACTGATGACCCGGCGCAGCATCTTATGGAAAGATTCGACTGACTCCTGGTTCACGAGCAGTTCTAACGACCTGTTTACAGCTGCCTGCTTCTCCCGGCCGCGAACCCACGTGT
This Dermacentor albipictus isolate Rhodes 1998 colony chromosome 1, USDA_Dalb.pri_finalv2, whole genome shotgun sequence DNA region includes the following protein-coding sequences:
- the LOC135913066 gene encoding uncharacterized protein — encoded protein: MAFMGKFSKCPLCHKEFSTSGSLSKHKRRVHKVMPDPTRAARAGREVRCGEQDCTYVATRRDDMRDHLVVEHGLSLVEVQEEFESMKDFREWMDLVSRANRTQFAARASDTQARATVHRYVCHRSGLSNLKTTARRRRIKSQGSCKMGSWCTAYLNARECLLTGAVRVNGCLTHYGHDMDVVHLRISAADRRAILAEIRRGVPFDRILENIRSDFPQDAREITRTHLITMGDIRNIAVSEGLLSWKLDVDDDRSVRKLAARFAAQSYSPILLYKSRGTSADAPAEADPTAIGIGSYRGLAEDDMALVIQTRYQRDLVSRDPALVCVEPVTGHSSEYTLLALLATTDAGLVVPIAWCVCGAANPAVVAAFFGVVHQNMGDFTPRFFMSEDTEFYFNAWLEAFGAEPRPHKVLSSWHLQRAWTEAVNTWVRGREKQAAVNRSLELLVNQESVESFHKMLRRVISMLKMDSDTASFGDVFESTYAGRPEQWGSCFFRDLDINIEDFHTLFRRIASRLKVKRLDKIAHNLLLASESKQYENYMKVVRQTQPEVESSKNQKAAPVLNELIHTADGVPVEVVSLDTMDIVETVSIDTVTYEAMTTGGMPVQVMPVEEVQVHELQSGEPQIETMCIEEVHAETLPNLEVPLDKPNIPACEQSPLKPKRSGRKSTHQMALKILEAHQDALNISPEHIVHVTDNQWKVIDEGVPYDVIEVLSHCKANCQFRCRQCNACSHRYNCSCDCTYMCRHIHACLIHASEIFTEPVGMAEEVANTMTPEALAESTSFAFSSIEPTQEAGVQGDKKKLEVLCALHKLNETCVRAAEILAAREDLPLTHQADYILSTLKATSTVLDTFCRRGMSQTPRKLADHDYESTN